A region from the Anaerolineae bacterium genome encodes:
- the tuf gene encoding elongation factor Tu (EF-Tu; promotes GTP-dependent binding of aminoacyl-tRNA to the A-site of ribosomes during protein biosynthesis; when the tRNA anticodon matches the mRNA codon, GTP hydrolysis results; the inactive EF-Tu-GDP leaves the ribosome and release of GDP is promoted by elongation factor Ts; many prokaryotes have two copies of the gene encoding EF-Tu) gives EMVMPGDNVNLTVELLKPVALEQGSKFAIREGGLTVGAGVVTEIIE, from the coding sequence GAGATGGTGATGCCTGGGGACAATGTGAACCTGACGGTGGAGTTGTTGAAGCCGGTGGCGTTGGAGCAAGGGAGCAAGTTTGCCATTCGAGAAGGCGGTTTGACGGTTGGCGCTGGTGTGGTCACCGAGATCATTGAATAA